The proteins below are encoded in one region of Bacteroidales bacterium:
- a CDS encoding NADH-quinone oxidoreductase subunit D, translating into MQKNTQENKMREKSTTLYLGPQHPGITGNMMVKLQLEGDTIVKATTHVGYLHRAFEKLIERRNWMQSTTILCRFCVPEPDPPEAAFALAVEQIEGREVPERGQYLRSLVLELARLQSFMLWYAGQSGSAGLYTVGQWSVGDRNYVLDLFEELTGGRIYHMYIWPGGVRRDIPEGFEDKVLRTMDYIEKRIDDYDRMMFDSAIFQKRAQGVGVITKEKAMEWGVVGAPLRGCGIGHDVRKDNPYDAYDKLDFEMGIFEGGDVWARARVRQFEIRQTISMIRQLIQNLPSGDYLNKMPNPMKWTIPAGSAYGKVESVRGEFGFHVVSDGSDKPRRAHARGPAYVHGVSLLEDVLVGENLADVSFIMNSLGVCPPEIER; encoded by the coding sequence TTGCAAAAAAATACTCAAGAGAATAAGATGAGAGAAAAATCTACAACATTATATCTTGGCCCTCAGCATCCGGGAATTACCGGAAATATGATGGTAAAACTTCAGCTCGAAGGCGATACTATTGTGAAAGCTACTACTCACGTAGGTTATTTGCATCGCGCATTCGAGAAATTAATCGAACGTAGAAATTGGATGCAATCAACAACTATTTTATGTCGTTTTTGTGTTCCTGAGCCTGATCCGCCGGAAGCTGCTTTTGCTTTGGCTGTTGAACAAATTGAAGGTCGTGAAGTTCCGGAAAGAGGACAATATTTACGTTCCTTAGTTTTGGAATTGGCACGTTTGCAAAGTTTTATGCTTTGGTATGCAGGCCAATCAGGTTCCGCAGGATTATATACTGTTGGACAATGGTCAGTGGGTGATCGTAACTATGTTTTAGATTTATTTGAAGAGCTGACAGGAGGTCGTATTTATCATATGTATATTTGGCCGGGTGGTGTTAGAAGAGATATTCCGGAAGGCTTTGAAGATAAAGTACTTCGCACGATGGATTATATCGAAAAGCGTATCGACGATTATGATCGTATGATGTTTGATAGTGCTATTTTCCAAAAAAGAGCGCAAGGTGTTGGTGTTATCACCAAAGAAAAAGCAATGGAATGGGGAGTAGTTGGAGCTCCACTTCGTGGCTGTGGTATTGGTCACGATGTGCGAAAAGACAATCCTTACGACGCTTACGATAAACTCGATTTTGAAATGGGTATTTTCGAAGGTGGTGATGTTTGGGCTCGTGCCAGAGTACGTCAGTTCGAAATTCGTCAAACAATATCTATGATTCGTCAGCTGATTCAGAATTTGCCTTCCGGCGATTATTTGAATAAAATGCCGAATCCAATGAAATGGACTATTCCGGCAGGGTCGGCATATGGAAAAGTTGAAAGTGTAAGAGGAGAGTTTGGTTTTCATGTGGTAAGCGACGGAAGTGACAAACCACGTAGAGCTCACGCAAGAGGCCCTGCCTATGTGCATGGTGTTAGTTTGTTAGAAGATGTTTTGGTAGGAGAAAATTTAGCCGATGTATCGTTCATTATGAACAGCCTTGGTGTTTGTCCTCCTGAGATAGAAAGATAA
- a CDS encoding NADH-quinone oxidoreductase subunit C, which translates to METSYTKEEILAQQLQAAFEHLITEVVRKDTVFAFAPKEQVSSILLYAKEKLGYISLSHLSCVDWLESGELELVYIIWSPETKVNLFVKTRIDRENPVMENTDMIWRQINTYQREIREMFGVEFPGFIGEKEFILEDWEDAPPMRRDFDTLEYVNDTFFEREGREDKQDVRERIANRSGEEIPDFAKKYSRE; encoded by the coding sequence ATGGAAACAAGCTATACAAAAGAAGAAATATTAGCTCAACAGTTACAAGCAGCTTTTGAGCACCTGATAACGGAAGTGGTTAGAAAAGACACCGTTTTTGCATTTGCTCCAAAAGAACAAGTTTCATCTATTTTGCTCTATGCCAAAGAAAAGCTGGGTTATATTAGTTTATCGCATTTAAGTTGTGTAGACTGGCTTGAGAGTGGAGAGCTTGAGCTTGTGTATATTATTTGGTCGCCAGAAACAAAAGTAAACCTCTTTGTAAAAACCCGTATCGATAGAGAAAATCCTGTAATGGAAAATACGGATATGATTTGGCGACAAATTAATACTTATCAGCGTGAAATTCGTGAAATGTTTGGTGTGGAATTCCCCGGATTTATTGGTGAAAAAGAATTTATTTTAGAAGATTGGGAAGATGCACCTCCAATGCGTCGCGATTTTGATACTCTCGAATATGTAAACGATACCTTCTTTGAAAGAGAAGGAAGAGAAGATAAACAAGATGTAAGAGAACGAATTGCGAACCGTAGCGGTGAAGAAATTCCTGATTTTGCAAAAAAATACTCAAGAGAATAA
- a CDS encoding NADH-quinone oxidoreductase subunit B — protein sequence MYNDKNAQTIVDYIKNFTRKNSLFMLAYGTGCGAIELPATLTSRYDAERLGVRGAATPRQADLLLITGYLSTKTLKRVIRVYEQMQDPKYVIGFGSCTINGGMYWDSYNTIKLLDKYIPVDVYINGCMPRPESVIEGFKELQRLIAAGKADGATKYKENLDWYRNNQKKVLKNWPLVEYNW from the coding sequence ATGTATAACGACAAAAACGCACAAACAATCGTTGATTATATAAAGAATTTTACTCGAAAAAATTCTTTATTTATGTTGGCCTACGGAACAGGCTGTGGTGCTATTGAATTACCAGCAACACTAACTTCTCGCTATGATGCTGAGCGTCTTGGTGTTCGTGGTGCTGCTACTCCTCGTCAGGCCGATTTACTCCTGATAACAGGTTATCTATCAACAAAAACATTAAAGCGTGTTATTCGTGTTTACGAACAAATGCAAGACCCAAAATATGTTATTGGATTTGGCTCTTGTACCATCAATGGAGGAATGTATTGGGATTCGTATAACACCATCAAATTGCTTGATAAATATATTCCTGTTGATGTTTATATCAATGGATGTATGCCTCGTCCGGAATCTGTAATTGAAGGATTTAAAGAATTGCAAAGACTTATTGCGGCAGGTAAAGCCGATGGTGCAACAAAATACAAAGAGAATTTAGATTGGTATCGCAATAATCAAAAGAAAGTACTTAAAAACTGGCCTTTGGTTGAATACAACTGGTAA
- a CDS encoding NADH-quinone oxidoreductase subunit H, which produces MNTILIEILGAIATILLAFTVGMLYGGARRKVIARIQNRVGPPIYQNFIDVVKLYSKETSIHHGWMQHMGPVFAITASITSLMFVPILTSGNWFSNLNFSGDLIFLIYMMVFGSLGMALGAGQTGNPNSAIGVSRGLSQMVGYEIPFVMSMVALMTQFHTTSITGMIELQAQSESWMMFSNPFAFIAAIMAMLGMFHYAPFDIVHAPAEVASGPVSEFGGKYLGMMMTSGSIFAFVKLTLFVDVFMGGASNLIELVIKTFALYMIPVLYGVINPRYRTEQAITYFWKWPAFFGLIGLVWAAFY; this is translated from the coding sequence ATGAATACAATTTTAATAGAAATACTTGGAGCAATAGCCACCATTTTATTAGCCTTTACGGTTGGTATGTTGTACGGTGGAGCAAGAAGAAAAGTTATTGCTCGGATTCAAAATCGTGTAGGACCACCCATCTATCAGAATTTTATAGACGTGGTAAAATTATACTCTAAAGAAACCAGTATTCACCATGGTTGGATGCAACATATGGGTCCTGTTTTTGCTATTACCGCTTCTATTACATCACTAATGTTTGTCCCTATTTTAACAAGTGGGAATTGGTTTTCAAATTTAAATTTCAGTGGCGACCTTATTTTTCTCATATATATGATGGTTTTCGGATCTTTAGGAATGGCTTTAGGAGCCGGACAAACAGGAAATCCAAACTCAGCTATTGGTGTTAGTCGTGGTTTAAGTCAAATGGTGGGCTACGAAATTCCTTTTGTTATGTCTATGGTAGCATTAATGACTCAGTTTCACACGACTTCAATTACCGGAATGATTGAACTTCAAGCACAGAGTGAAAGCTGGATGATGTTCAGCAATCCCTTTGCTTTTATAGCTGCTATTATGGCAATGTTAGGAATGTTTCATTATGCTCCATTTGATATTGTTCATGCTCCTGCAGAGGTTGCTTCCGGTCCTGTTTCGGAATTTGGCGGAAAATATCTGGGAATGATGATGACAAGCGGATCAATATTCGCCTTTGTTAAACTTACCTTATTTGTAGATGTATTTATGGGAGGAGCATCCAATTTGATAGAATTAGTTATTAAAACATTTGCTCTGTATATGATTCCTGTTTTGTATGGCGTAATAAATCCACGTTATCGTACAGAACAAGCCATTACATATTTTTGGAAGTGGCCTGCATTTTTTGGTCTTATTGGTCTTGTATGGGCAGCTTTTTATTAA